The following proteins are encoded in a genomic region of Struthio camelus isolate bStrCam1 chromosome 3, bStrCam1.hap1, whole genome shotgun sequence:
- the ARHGEF33 gene encoding rho guanine nucleotide exchange factor 33 isoform X4, which yields MDSNKQEGETESVPVSNPATQISQLQALASELKAGFTEAMQELSRIQHGEYALEEKVKSCRCAMEEKVAEMKNSLNTFKEELSDAKSMIEEISAKQEEMQQKIEQLQQEKRRESRKVKAKRAQKDDHGSQTVPTPLQGSPFRSINLPDPVLINEDFTSLLHNVTYEKVSDTRIMPMGEGSVKVIAGAAIETDDGLKPSLTTEGQSKVHLPSTVWKQPKDTKEWGDEYISKEQPERGKDMGPSRYSSADNIICEPSLAAKRQNIALELLESERKYVINLSLILKIKATLQGPDVKRSTKERSFFPNSLRYLVQQHVDLLHALQERVLSWPRQGILGDIFLKLTNDENNFLDYYVAYLRDLPECISLIHVVILKEVEEEIKSDLYILFFHIVQRIPEYLIHLQNVLKFTEQEHPDYYLLLVCVQRLRVFISHYSLLFQCNEDLLIQKRKKLKNTTMDFSSLRSSLVKLYKGLTSQCTSQEVSPTPSATSIRDSGIHSEETIQSFPPAPSSGTTTPHLMPQMKKSQPSVMENIQAVKPPDWEMESRKHERPENILASSQLTEQELKALTAPLQSIPEMEYEAPPADAVGNPERAIRTSVELLQDARNFAPSYEEFDYPGEVFTLPGPYEDDTFQNLALFENCSPASSESSLDICFLRPVNFTSEPERTDHALQPLPKSCTPVSSSTYKREMFHSKGKQLSRSLKELPRSAEGVSARLYSTRSSSGSRLQQKQERNVQPHMISASSRSSQRSYFPPQRGAGEKQSFLEELHAEDNTRFCQKDDNEQTSFSDHNPRHEPKGGFRSSFRKLFKKK from the exons ATGGATTCAAACAAACAAGAAG GAGAGACTGAAAGTGTGCCTGTGAGTAACCCTGCAACACAGATTTCCCAG TTGCAGGCATTAGCCTCTGAGTTGAAGGCGGGTTTCACAGAAGCGATGCAGGAGCTGTCACGAATCCAGCATGGCGAGTATGCCCTGGAGGAGAAGGTCAAGAGCTGCCGCTGTGCCATGGAGGAGAAAGTGGCTGAGATGAAAAACTCCCTCAACACGTTCAAG gaggAGCTCAGCGATGCAAAGTCAATGATTGAAGAAATCAGCGCCAAGCAGGAGGAAATGCAACAGAAAATCGAGCAACTGCAGCAAGAGAAGCGGCGGGAATCCCGGAAAGTGAAAGCGAA AAGAGCGCAAAAGGATGACCACGGGTCACAGACAGTACCTACGCCTCTCCAAGGCAGCCCATTTCGATCCATTAACCTCCCAGATCCTGTGCTGATCAATGAAGATTTTACTAGTCTTTTGCACAACGTGACCTACGAAAAAG TGTCTGACACCCGGATCATGCCAATGGGAGAAGGGAGCGTGAAAGTCATAGCAG GAGCAGCCATAGAGACGGATGATGGCCTCAAGCCTTCCTTGACAACGGAGGGTCAGTCAAAGGTGCATCTGCCATCGACAGTGTGGAAGCAGCCTAAGGACACCAAGGAGTGGGGAGATGAATATATATCCAAAGAGCAACCAGAGAGAGGGAAAGATATGGGCCCAAGCAGATACAGCTCAGCAGACAACATTATATGTGAACCCTCTTTGGCGG CTAAAAGGCAGAACATCGCTTTGGAGCTGCTGGAGTCAGAAAGGAAATATGTAATCAACCTTTCCCTAATTCTGAAGATCAAGGCCACATTGCAAGGGCCAGATGTGAAAAGGAGCACCAAAGAGAGAAG TTTCTTCCCCAACTCTTTGCGGTACCTGGTCCAGCAGCATGTCGATTTACTTCACGCTCTACAGGAGAGAGTCTTGAGCTGGCCACGCCAAGGGATCCTAGGAGACATCTTCCTGAAGTTAACAAACGATGAG aacaATTTTCTGGACTACTATGTTGCTTACCTGAGGGACTTGCCAGAATGTATCTCTCTGATCCACGTGGTGATCCTGAAGGAG GTGGAAGAAGAAATCAAATCTGATCTCTACATTCTGTTCTTCCATATAGTCCAGCGAATTCCTGAATACCTTATTCATCTACAG AATGTCCTGAAGTTCACGGAGCAAGAGCATCCTGATTATTACCTGCTGCTGGTGTGTGTGCAGCGCCTCCGGGTTTTCATCTCACACTACAGCCTCCTCTTCCAATGCAACGAGGACCTGCTCATACAGAAGCGCAAAAAGCTAAAGAA CACGACGATGGATTTCTCCTCCCTCAGGTCGTCCCTGGTGAAGCTGTACAAAGGTCTCACCTCCCAGTGTACGAGCCAAGAGGTTTCTCCAACACCAAGCGCGACCTCTATCCGGGACAGCGGGATCCACTCTGAAGAAACCATACAGTCGTTCCCACCGGCACCTTCCTCTGGCACGACAACCCC GCATTTGATGCCCCAGATGAAGAAATCCCAGCCATCTGTGATGGAGAACATCCAAGCTGTAAAGCCCCCCGACTGGGAAATGGAAAGTAGAAAACATGAGAGGCCAGAGAACATCCTTGCATCCTCTCAGCTCACGGAGCAGGAACTCAAGGCCCTGACAGCCCCCTTACAATCTATCCCCGAAATGGAGTATGAAGCACCGCCAGCTGACGCGGTGGGAAACCCCGAGAGAGCCATCAGGACctctgtggagctgctgcaggatgCGAGGAACTTTGCGCCAAGCTATGAAGAGTTTGACTACCCTGGGGAAGTTTTCACTCTGCCAGGCCCCTATGAAGATGACACCTTCCAAAACCTTGCTCTCTTTGAGAATTGCTCCCCAGCCTCTTCCGAATCCAGCTTAGACATTTGCTTCCTTAGGCCTGTAAACTTCACATCAGAACCAGAGAGGACAGATCATGCCTTACAGCCACTGCCTAAGAGCTGTACTCCTGTAAGCAGCAGTACTTACAAGCGTGAGATGTTCCACAGCAAAGGCAAGCAGCTGAGCAGGTCCCTGAAGGAGCTGCCGAGAAGCGCGGAGGGTGTGAGCGCCAGACTCTACAGCACGAGGAGCAGCAGTGGGAGCCggctgcagcagaagcaggagagaaaTGTCCAGCCTCACATGATCTCAGCTTCATCCCGAAGCTCCCAAAGGAGCTACTTCCCCCCACAGAGAGGAGCGGGTGAAAAACAGAGCTTTTTGGAA GAGCTCCATGCAGAAGACAACACCAGGTTCTGCCAGAAGGATGACAATGAGCAAACATCCTTCAGCGACCACAACCCACGGCACGAGCCCAAGGGGGGTTTCCGGAGCTCCTTCCGCAAgctcttcaaaaagaaataa
- the ARHGEF33 gene encoding rho guanine nucleotide exchange factor 33 isoform X1, protein MDSNKQEGETESVPVSNPATQISQLQALASELKAGFTEAMQELSRIQHGEYALEEKVKSCRCAMEEKVAEMKNSLNTFKEELSDAKSMIEEISAKQEEMQQKIEQLQQEKRRESRKVKAKRAQKDDHGSQTVPTPLQGSPFRSINLPDPVLINEDFTSLLHNVTYEKVSDTRIMPMGEGSVKVIAGAAIETDDGLKPSLTTEGQSKVHLPSTVWKQPKDTKEWGDEYISKEQPERGKDMGPSRYSSADNIICEPSLAAKRQNIALELLESERKYVINLSLILKIKATLQGPDVKRSTKERSFFPNSLRYLVQQHVDLLHALQERVLSWPRQGILGDIFLKLTNDENNFLDYYVAYLRDLPECISLIHVVILKEVEEEIKSDLYILFFHIVQRIPEYLIHLQNVLKFTEQEHPDYYLLLVCVQRLRVFISHYSLLFQCNEDLLIQKRKKLKNTTMDFSSLRSSLVKLYKGLTSQCTSQEVSPTPSATSIRDSGIHSEETIQSFPPAPSSGTTTPHLMPQMKKSQPSVMENIQAVKPPDWEMESRKHERPENILASSQLTEQELKALTAPLQSIPEMEYEAPPADAVGNPERAIRTSVELLQDARNFAPSYEEFDYPGEVFTLPGPYEDDTFQNLALFENCSPASSESSLDICFLRPVNFTSEPERTDHALQPLPKSCTPVSSSTYKREMFHSKGKQLSRSLKELPRSAEGVSARLYSTRSSSGSRLQQKQERNVQPHMISASSRSSQRSYFPPQRGAGEKQSFLEIYNQGAAESTEESLSSHQLGKPPSSKELHAEDNTRFCQKDDNEQTSFSDHNPRHEPKGGFRSSFRKLFKKK, encoded by the exons ATGGATTCAAACAAACAAGAAG GAGAGACTGAAAGTGTGCCTGTGAGTAACCCTGCAACACAGATTTCCCAG TTGCAGGCATTAGCCTCTGAGTTGAAGGCGGGTTTCACAGAAGCGATGCAGGAGCTGTCACGAATCCAGCATGGCGAGTATGCCCTGGAGGAGAAGGTCAAGAGCTGCCGCTGTGCCATGGAGGAGAAAGTGGCTGAGATGAAAAACTCCCTCAACACGTTCAAG gaggAGCTCAGCGATGCAAAGTCAATGATTGAAGAAATCAGCGCCAAGCAGGAGGAAATGCAACAGAAAATCGAGCAACTGCAGCAAGAGAAGCGGCGGGAATCCCGGAAAGTGAAAGCGAA AAGAGCGCAAAAGGATGACCACGGGTCACAGACAGTACCTACGCCTCTCCAAGGCAGCCCATTTCGATCCATTAACCTCCCAGATCCTGTGCTGATCAATGAAGATTTTACTAGTCTTTTGCACAACGTGACCTACGAAAAAG TGTCTGACACCCGGATCATGCCAATGGGAGAAGGGAGCGTGAAAGTCATAGCAG GAGCAGCCATAGAGACGGATGATGGCCTCAAGCCTTCCTTGACAACGGAGGGTCAGTCAAAGGTGCATCTGCCATCGACAGTGTGGAAGCAGCCTAAGGACACCAAGGAGTGGGGAGATGAATATATATCCAAAGAGCAACCAGAGAGAGGGAAAGATATGGGCCCAAGCAGATACAGCTCAGCAGACAACATTATATGTGAACCCTCTTTGGCGG CTAAAAGGCAGAACATCGCTTTGGAGCTGCTGGAGTCAGAAAGGAAATATGTAATCAACCTTTCCCTAATTCTGAAGATCAAGGCCACATTGCAAGGGCCAGATGTGAAAAGGAGCACCAAAGAGAGAAG TTTCTTCCCCAACTCTTTGCGGTACCTGGTCCAGCAGCATGTCGATTTACTTCACGCTCTACAGGAGAGAGTCTTGAGCTGGCCACGCCAAGGGATCCTAGGAGACATCTTCCTGAAGTTAACAAACGATGAG aacaATTTTCTGGACTACTATGTTGCTTACCTGAGGGACTTGCCAGAATGTATCTCTCTGATCCACGTGGTGATCCTGAAGGAG GTGGAAGAAGAAATCAAATCTGATCTCTACATTCTGTTCTTCCATATAGTCCAGCGAATTCCTGAATACCTTATTCATCTACAG AATGTCCTGAAGTTCACGGAGCAAGAGCATCCTGATTATTACCTGCTGCTGGTGTGTGTGCAGCGCCTCCGGGTTTTCATCTCACACTACAGCCTCCTCTTCCAATGCAACGAGGACCTGCTCATACAGAAGCGCAAAAAGCTAAAGAA CACGACGATGGATTTCTCCTCCCTCAGGTCGTCCCTGGTGAAGCTGTACAAAGGTCTCACCTCCCAGTGTACGAGCCAAGAGGTTTCTCCAACACCAAGCGCGACCTCTATCCGGGACAGCGGGATCCACTCTGAAGAAACCATACAGTCGTTCCCACCGGCACCTTCCTCTGGCACGACAACCCC GCATTTGATGCCCCAGATGAAGAAATCCCAGCCATCTGTGATGGAGAACATCCAAGCTGTAAAGCCCCCCGACTGGGAAATGGAAAGTAGAAAACATGAGAGGCCAGAGAACATCCTTGCATCCTCTCAGCTCACGGAGCAGGAACTCAAGGCCCTGACAGCCCCCTTACAATCTATCCCCGAAATGGAGTATGAAGCACCGCCAGCTGACGCGGTGGGAAACCCCGAGAGAGCCATCAGGACctctgtggagctgctgcaggatgCGAGGAACTTTGCGCCAAGCTATGAAGAGTTTGACTACCCTGGGGAAGTTTTCACTCTGCCAGGCCCCTATGAAGATGACACCTTCCAAAACCTTGCTCTCTTTGAGAATTGCTCCCCAGCCTCTTCCGAATCCAGCTTAGACATTTGCTTCCTTAGGCCTGTAAACTTCACATCAGAACCAGAGAGGACAGATCATGCCTTACAGCCACTGCCTAAGAGCTGTACTCCTGTAAGCAGCAGTACTTACAAGCGTGAGATGTTCCACAGCAAAGGCAAGCAGCTGAGCAGGTCCCTGAAGGAGCTGCCGAGAAGCGCGGAGGGTGTGAGCGCCAGACTCTACAGCACGAGGAGCAGCAGTGGGAGCCggctgcagcagaagcaggagagaaaTGTCCAGCCTCACATGATCTCAGCTTCATCCCGAAGCTCCCAAAGGAGCTACTTCCCCCCACAGAGAGGAGCGGGTGAAAAACAGAGCTTTTTGGAA ATATACAACCAGGGTGCAGCAGAGTCAACAGAAGAGTCTCTATCATCCCATCAGCTAGGGAAGCCTCCCTCTTCTAAG GAGCTCCATGCAGAAGACAACACCAGGTTCTGCCAGAAGGATGACAATGAGCAAACATCCTTCAGCGACCACAACCCACGGCACGAGCCCAAGGGGGGTTTCCGGAGCTCCTTCCGCAAgctcttcaaaaagaaataa
- the ARHGEF33 gene encoding rho guanine nucleotide exchange factor 33 isoform X5 → MDSNKQEGETESVPVSNPATQISQLQALASELKAGFTEAMQELSRIQHGEYALEEKVKSCRCAMEEKVAEMKNSLNTFKEELSDAKSMIEEISAKQEEMQQKIEQLQQEKRRESRKVKAKRAQKDDHGSQTVPTPLQGSPFRSINLPDPVLINEDFTSLLHNVTYEKVSDTRIMPMGEGSVKVIAGAAIETDDGLKPSLTTEGQSKVHLPSTVWKQPKDTKEWGDEYISKEQPERGKDMGPSRYSSADNIICEPSLAAKRQNIALELLESERKYVINLSLILKIKATLQGPDVKRSTKERSFFPNSLRYLVQQHVDLLHALQERVLSWPRQGILGDIFLKLTNDENNFLDYYVAYLRDLPECISLIHVVILKEVEEEIKSDLYILFFHIVQRIPEYLIHLQNVLKFTEQEHPDYYLLLVCVQRLRVFISHYSLLFQCNEDLLIQKRKKLKKSSLVKLYKGLTSQCTSQEVSPTPSATSIRDSGIHSEETIQSFPPAPSSGTTTPHLMPQMKKSQPSVMENIQAVKPPDWEMESRKHERPENILASSQLTEQELKALTAPLQSIPEMEYEAPPADAVGNPERAIRTSVELLQDARNFAPSYEEFDYPGEVFTLPGPYEDDTFQNLALFENCSPASSESSLDICFLRPVNFTSEPERTDHALQPLPKSCTPVSSSTYKREMFHSKGKQLSRSLKELPRSAEGVSARLYSTRSSSGSRLQQKQERNVQPHMISASSRSSQRSYFPPQRGAGEKQSFLEELHAEDNTRFCQKDDNEQTSFSDHNPRHEPKGGFRSSFRKLFKKK, encoded by the exons ATGGATTCAAACAAACAAGAAG GAGAGACTGAAAGTGTGCCTGTGAGTAACCCTGCAACACAGATTTCCCAG TTGCAGGCATTAGCCTCTGAGTTGAAGGCGGGTTTCACAGAAGCGATGCAGGAGCTGTCACGAATCCAGCATGGCGAGTATGCCCTGGAGGAGAAGGTCAAGAGCTGCCGCTGTGCCATGGAGGAGAAAGTGGCTGAGATGAAAAACTCCCTCAACACGTTCAAG gaggAGCTCAGCGATGCAAAGTCAATGATTGAAGAAATCAGCGCCAAGCAGGAGGAAATGCAACAGAAAATCGAGCAACTGCAGCAAGAGAAGCGGCGGGAATCCCGGAAAGTGAAAGCGAA AAGAGCGCAAAAGGATGACCACGGGTCACAGACAGTACCTACGCCTCTCCAAGGCAGCCCATTTCGATCCATTAACCTCCCAGATCCTGTGCTGATCAATGAAGATTTTACTAGTCTTTTGCACAACGTGACCTACGAAAAAG TGTCTGACACCCGGATCATGCCAATGGGAGAAGGGAGCGTGAAAGTCATAGCAG GAGCAGCCATAGAGACGGATGATGGCCTCAAGCCTTCCTTGACAACGGAGGGTCAGTCAAAGGTGCATCTGCCATCGACAGTGTGGAAGCAGCCTAAGGACACCAAGGAGTGGGGAGATGAATATATATCCAAAGAGCAACCAGAGAGAGGGAAAGATATGGGCCCAAGCAGATACAGCTCAGCAGACAACATTATATGTGAACCCTCTTTGGCGG CTAAAAGGCAGAACATCGCTTTGGAGCTGCTGGAGTCAGAAAGGAAATATGTAATCAACCTTTCCCTAATTCTGAAGATCAAGGCCACATTGCAAGGGCCAGATGTGAAAAGGAGCACCAAAGAGAGAAG TTTCTTCCCCAACTCTTTGCGGTACCTGGTCCAGCAGCATGTCGATTTACTTCACGCTCTACAGGAGAGAGTCTTGAGCTGGCCACGCCAAGGGATCCTAGGAGACATCTTCCTGAAGTTAACAAACGATGAG aacaATTTTCTGGACTACTATGTTGCTTACCTGAGGGACTTGCCAGAATGTATCTCTCTGATCCACGTGGTGATCCTGAAGGAG GTGGAAGAAGAAATCAAATCTGATCTCTACATTCTGTTCTTCCATATAGTCCAGCGAATTCCTGAATACCTTATTCATCTACAG AATGTCCTGAAGTTCACGGAGCAAGAGCATCCTGATTATTACCTGCTGCTGGTGTGTGTGCAGCGCCTCCGGGTTTTCATCTCACACTACAGCCTCCTCTTCCAATGCAACGAGGACCTGCTCATACAGAAGCGCAAAAAGCTAAAGAA GTCGTCCCTGGTGAAGCTGTACAAAGGTCTCACCTCCCAGTGTACGAGCCAAGAGGTTTCTCCAACACCAAGCGCGACCTCTATCCGGGACAGCGGGATCCACTCTGAAGAAACCATACAGTCGTTCCCACCGGCACCTTCCTCTGGCACGACAACCCC GCATTTGATGCCCCAGATGAAGAAATCCCAGCCATCTGTGATGGAGAACATCCAAGCTGTAAAGCCCCCCGACTGGGAAATGGAAAGTAGAAAACATGAGAGGCCAGAGAACATCCTTGCATCCTCTCAGCTCACGGAGCAGGAACTCAAGGCCCTGACAGCCCCCTTACAATCTATCCCCGAAATGGAGTATGAAGCACCGCCAGCTGACGCGGTGGGAAACCCCGAGAGAGCCATCAGGACctctgtggagctgctgcaggatgCGAGGAACTTTGCGCCAAGCTATGAAGAGTTTGACTACCCTGGGGAAGTTTTCACTCTGCCAGGCCCCTATGAAGATGACACCTTCCAAAACCTTGCTCTCTTTGAGAATTGCTCCCCAGCCTCTTCCGAATCCAGCTTAGACATTTGCTTCCTTAGGCCTGTAAACTTCACATCAGAACCAGAGAGGACAGATCATGCCTTACAGCCACTGCCTAAGAGCTGTACTCCTGTAAGCAGCAGTACTTACAAGCGTGAGATGTTCCACAGCAAAGGCAAGCAGCTGAGCAGGTCCCTGAAGGAGCTGCCGAGAAGCGCGGAGGGTGTGAGCGCCAGACTCTACAGCACGAGGAGCAGCAGTGGGAGCCggctgcagcagaagcaggagagaaaTGTCCAGCCTCACATGATCTCAGCTTCATCCCGAAGCTCCCAAAGGAGCTACTTCCCCCCACAGAGAGGAGCGGGTGAAAAACAGAGCTTTTTGGAA GAGCTCCATGCAGAAGACAACACCAGGTTCTGCCAGAAGGATGACAATGAGCAAACATCCTTCAGCGACCACAACCCACGGCACGAGCCCAAGGGGGGTTTCCGGAGCTCCTTCCGCAAgctcttcaaaaagaaataa
- the ARHGEF33 gene encoding rho guanine nucleotide exchange factor 33 isoform X2, producing MDSNKQEGETESVPVSNPATQISQLQALASELKAGFTEAMQELSRIQHGEYALEEKVKSCRCAMEEKVAEMKNSLNTFKEELSDAKSMIEEISAKQEEMQQKIEQLQQEKRRESRKVKAKRAQKDDHGSQTVPTPLQGSPFRSINLPDPVLINEDFTSLLHNVTYEKVSDTRIMPMGEGSVKVIAGAAIETDDGLKPSLTTEGQSKVHLPSTVWKQPKDTKEWGDEYISKEQPERGKDMGPSRYSSADNIICEPSLAAKRQNIALELLESERKYVINLSLILKIKATLQGPDVKRSTKERSFFPNSLRYLVQQHVDLLHALQERVLSWPRQGILGDIFLKLTNDENNFLDYYVAYLRDLPECISLIHVVILKEVEEEIKSDLYILFFHIVQRIPEYLIHLQNVLKFTEQEHPDYYLLLVCVQRLRVFISHYSLLFQCNEDLLIQKRKKLKKSSLVKLYKGLTSQCTSQEVSPTPSATSIRDSGIHSEETIQSFPPAPSSGTTTPHLMPQMKKSQPSVMENIQAVKPPDWEMESRKHERPENILASSQLTEQELKALTAPLQSIPEMEYEAPPADAVGNPERAIRTSVELLQDARNFAPSYEEFDYPGEVFTLPGPYEDDTFQNLALFENCSPASSESSLDICFLRPVNFTSEPERTDHALQPLPKSCTPVSSSTYKREMFHSKGKQLSRSLKELPRSAEGVSARLYSTRSSSGSRLQQKQERNVQPHMISASSRSSQRSYFPPQRGAGEKQSFLEIYNQGAAESTEESLSSHQLGKPPSSKELHAEDNTRFCQKDDNEQTSFSDHNPRHEPKGGFRSSFRKLFKKK from the exons ATGGATTCAAACAAACAAGAAG GAGAGACTGAAAGTGTGCCTGTGAGTAACCCTGCAACACAGATTTCCCAG TTGCAGGCATTAGCCTCTGAGTTGAAGGCGGGTTTCACAGAAGCGATGCAGGAGCTGTCACGAATCCAGCATGGCGAGTATGCCCTGGAGGAGAAGGTCAAGAGCTGCCGCTGTGCCATGGAGGAGAAAGTGGCTGAGATGAAAAACTCCCTCAACACGTTCAAG gaggAGCTCAGCGATGCAAAGTCAATGATTGAAGAAATCAGCGCCAAGCAGGAGGAAATGCAACAGAAAATCGAGCAACTGCAGCAAGAGAAGCGGCGGGAATCCCGGAAAGTGAAAGCGAA AAGAGCGCAAAAGGATGACCACGGGTCACAGACAGTACCTACGCCTCTCCAAGGCAGCCCATTTCGATCCATTAACCTCCCAGATCCTGTGCTGATCAATGAAGATTTTACTAGTCTTTTGCACAACGTGACCTACGAAAAAG TGTCTGACACCCGGATCATGCCAATGGGAGAAGGGAGCGTGAAAGTCATAGCAG GAGCAGCCATAGAGACGGATGATGGCCTCAAGCCTTCCTTGACAACGGAGGGTCAGTCAAAGGTGCATCTGCCATCGACAGTGTGGAAGCAGCCTAAGGACACCAAGGAGTGGGGAGATGAATATATATCCAAAGAGCAACCAGAGAGAGGGAAAGATATGGGCCCAAGCAGATACAGCTCAGCAGACAACATTATATGTGAACCCTCTTTGGCGG CTAAAAGGCAGAACATCGCTTTGGAGCTGCTGGAGTCAGAAAGGAAATATGTAATCAACCTTTCCCTAATTCTGAAGATCAAGGCCACATTGCAAGGGCCAGATGTGAAAAGGAGCACCAAAGAGAGAAG TTTCTTCCCCAACTCTTTGCGGTACCTGGTCCAGCAGCATGTCGATTTACTTCACGCTCTACAGGAGAGAGTCTTGAGCTGGCCACGCCAAGGGATCCTAGGAGACATCTTCCTGAAGTTAACAAACGATGAG aacaATTTTCTGGACTACTATGTTGCTTACCTGAGGGACTTGCCAGAATGTATCTCTCTGATCCACGTGGTGATCCTGAAGGAG GTGGAAGAAGAAATCAAATCTGATCTCTACATTCTGTTCTTCCATATAGTCCAGCGAATTCCTGAATACCTTATTCATCTACAG AATGTCCTGAAGTTCACGGAGCAAGAGCATCCTGATTATTACCTGCTGCTGGTGTGTGTGCAGCGCCTCCGGGTTTTCATCTCACACTACAGCCTCCTCTTCCAATGCAACGAGGACCTGCTCATACAGAAGCGCAAAAAGCTAAAGAA GTCGTCCCTGGTGAAGCTGTACAAAGGTCTCACCTCCCAGTGTACGAGCCAAGAGGTTTCTCCAACACCAAGCGCGACCTCTATCCGGGACAGCGGGATCCACTCTGAAGAAACCATACAGTCGTTCCCACCGGCACCTTCCTCTGGCACGACAACCCC GCATTTGATGCCCCAGATGAAGAAATCCCAGCCATCTGTGATGGAGAACATCCAAGCTGTAAAGCCCCCCGACTGGGAAATGGAAAGTAGAAAACATGAGAGGCCAGAGAACATCCTTGCATCCTCTCAGCTCACGGAGCAGGAACTCAAGGCCCTGACAGCCCCCTTACAATCTATCCCCGAAATGGAGTATGAAGCACCGCCAGCTGACGCGGTGGGAAACCCCGAGAGAGCCATCAGGACctctgtggagctgctgcaggatgCGAGGAACTTTGCGCCAAGCTATGAAGAGTTTGACTACCCTGGGGAAGTTTTCACTCTGCCAGGCCCCTATGAAGATGACACCTTCCAAAACCTTGCTCTCTTTGAGAATTGCTCCCCAGCCTCTTCCGAATCCAGCTTAGACATTTGCTTCCTTAGGCCTGTAAACTTCACATCAGAACCAGAGAGGACAGATCATGCCTTACAGCCACTGCCTAAGAGCTGTACTCCTGTAAGCAGCAGTACTTACAAGCGTGAGATGTTCCACAGCAAAGGCAAGCAGCTGAGCAGGTCCCTGAAGGAGCTGCCGAGAAGCGCGGAGGGTGTGAGCGCCAGACTCTACAGCACGAGGAGCAGCAGTGGGAGCCggctgcagcagaagcaggagagaaaTGTCCAGCCTCACATGATCTCAGCTTCATCCCGAAGCTCCCAAAGGAGCTACTTCCCCCCACAGAGAGGAGCGGGTGAAAAACAGAGCTTTTTGGAA ATATACAACCAGGGTGCAGCAGAGTCAACAGAAGAGTCTCTATCATCCCATCAGCTAGGGAAGCCTCCCTCTTCTAAG GAGCTCCATGCAGAAGACAACACCAGGTTCTGCCAGAAGGATGACAATGAGCAAACATCCTTCAGCGACCACAACCCACGGCACGAGCCCAAGGGGGGTTTCCGGAGCTCCTTCCGCAAgctcttcaaaaagaaataa